Proteins from a genomic interval of Gadus macrocephalus chromosome 2, ASM3116895v1:
- the p3h4 gene encoding endoplasmic reticulum protein SC65, giving the protein MTLNKNGRSVSLSCLCIVFLIPTLVDAQYEKYSFKSFPQADIMPLDAAYGHAMEQYRAQNWKESIKYLELCLRLHRLLKDSESFCSKNCSTIRRDNETLFADSSLHIMRHFILRASCLKKCKANFPVFSIAYPRRDTLEAFEKRTPYRYIQYAYYQSNNLEKAVSAAHTFLQKNPEEPYLTKNMNYYKSLSAVDAYLIDHEQPPYESAFLKAVKLYNDEDFSTSAQNMEQAIAEYFNVYELCLTGCEGSYEILEFKDFYPTLADLYTEVLKCKVKCEVNLTPSVGGFLVEKFVATMYHYLQFAYYKLNDVKKAAPCAASYMLFDPNDQVMQQNMAYYRFYREQWGLEEPHFLPQPEALKYHNQTTKQQEMLQFALNYLQTDDEDVVSPEEVGTRGPQEALDAEFEGVGDYEESFVAEWWQEPKTKWDTGEIVD; this is encoded by the exons ATGACCCTCAACAAGAACGGAAGGAGTGTTTCCCTGAGTTGTTTATGTATAGTCTTCCTTATCCCGACCTTAGTGGACGCTCAATATGAAAAATACAGTTTTAAAAGCTTTCCTCAAGCGGACATCATGCCTTTGGACGCGGCTTACGGACACGCAATGGAACAGTATAGAGCGCAGAACTGGAAGGAGAGCATAAAGTACCTGGAGCTCTGTCTGCGTCTTCATCGACTCCTCAAAGATAGCGAGTCGTTCTGCAGCAAAAACTGCAGCACTATCAGAAGGGACAATGAAACGCTCTTCGCCGACAGTAGCCTCCACATCATGCGACACTTTATACTACGGGCTTCTTGTCTTAAAAAGTGCAAGGCAAACTTCCCAGTGTTTTCTATCGCGTATCCGCGAAGAGACACGTTGGAAGCATTCGAGAAGAGAACGCCCTATCGGTACATACAATACGCATACTACCAG TCAAACAACCTAGAGAAGGCCGTGTCCGCGGCTCACACCTTCCTTCAGAAGAATCCAGAAGAGCCCTACCTCACCAAGAACATGAACTACTACAAGAGCCTGTCCGCTGTGGACGCGTACCTCATCGACCACGAGCAGCCACCCTACGAG AGTGCGTTCCTGAAGGCTGTGAAGCTGTACAACGATGAAGACTTCAGCACGAGTGCACAGAACATGGAGCAGGCCATCGCAGAGTACTTCAACGTGTACGAGCTCTGCCTGACCGGGTGTGAAGGCTCCTACGAGATTCTCGAGTTTAAAGACTTTTATCCGACTCTAGCAG ACCTGTACACCGAGGTGCTGAAGTGCAAGGTGAAATGTGAGGTGAACCTCACGCCGAGTGTCGGTGGGTTCTTGGTGGAGAAATTCGTGGCCACCATGTACCACTACCTGCAGTTCGCCTACTATAAAT TGAACGACGTCAAGAAGGCGGCTCCGTGCGCGGCCAGCTACATGCTGTTCGACCCCAACGACCAGGTCATGCAGCAGAACATGGCGTACTACCGCTTCTACCGGGAGCAGTGGGGGCTGGAGGAGCCCCACTTCCTGCCCCAGCCG GAGGCTCTCAAATATCACAACCAGACCACCAAGCAGCAGGAAATGTTACAGTTTGCACTCAACTACCTTCAAACAGATGACGAG GACGTGGTGAGCCCAGAAGAGGTGGGAACCAGAGGCCCCCAGGAGGCCCTTGATGCAGAgtttgagggggtgggggactATGAGGAGTCCTTCGTGGCGGAATGGTGGCAGGAACCAAAAACAAAGTGGGACACGGGGGAGATCGTTGACTGA